The proteins below are encoded in one region of Pseudonocardia sp. DSM 110487:
- a CDS encoding FAD-binding oxidoreductase produces the protein MSTATSTDLVNGNISFWFDALGGRPSPRPALAGDRTADVCIVGAGLTGLWTAYYLKKADPSLDITMVEREFAGFGASGRNGGWASGLIAGSRDRFATLHGADAVRAQQRSINEAVDELVAVAASEGIAADVVKGGTIRIASTPAQARRLRAGVEEDHHWGVHESRILERNELLDRIRIPEVVAAAYTPHCARIQPARYVRALADVVESLGVRIHESTTATRIERGSVHTDRGVVRAPMILRATEGYTASLAGERRTWLPMNSSMIVTEPLPQAVWEEIGWNRGETLGDKCYSHMYGQRTSDGRIAIGGRGIPYRFGSATDRDGATQQAAIRSLVEILHRRFPATRAHRVVHAWCGVLGVPRDWCSSAAFDARTGLGYAGGYVGQGVATTNLAGRTLRDLVLGRDTELTRLPWVGHASRKWELEPLRWLGVRSMYLAYGWADRKELRGGRESRLAKLADLVTRRP, from the coding sequence ATGAGCACTGCGACGAGCACAGATCTGGTCAACGGCAACATCTCGTTCTGGTTCGACGCCCTGGGTGGCCGTCCGTCGCCACGGCCAGCGCTGGCCGGCGACCGCACCGCCGACGTGTGCATCGTCGGTGCTGGCCTGACGGGGTTGTGGACGGCGTACTACCTCAAGAAGGCCGACCCCTCGCTCGACATCACGATGGTCGAGCGCGAGTTCGCCGGGTTCGGCGCCTCAGGGCGCAACGGCGGTTGGGCGTCGGGGTTGATCGCCGGGTCGCGTGACCGGTTCGCGACGCTGCACGGCGCCGACGCGGTCCGGGCGCAGCAGCGGTCGATTAACGAGGCCGTCGACGAGCTCGTCGCCGTCGCGGCCTCCGAAGGGATCGCGGCGGACGTCGTCAAGGGCGGCACGATCCGCATCGCGTCGACGCCTGCCCAGGCGCGGCGGCTGCGGGCCGGTGTCGAGGAGGACCACCACTGGGGGGTTCACGAGTCGCGCATCCTCGAGCGGAACGAGCTACTGGACCGCATCCGCATCCCCGAGGTCGTGGCGGCGGCCTACACACCGCACTGCGCCCGGATCCAACCCGCGCGGTACGTGCGGGCGCTGGCCGACGTCGTCGAGTCGCTCGGCGTGCGCATCCACGAGTCGACCACCGCCACCCGCATCGAGCGCGGGTCGGTGCACACCGACCGCGGCGTGGTGCGCGCACCGATGATCCTTCGCGCCACCGAGGGGTACACCGCCTCCCTGGCCGGTGAGCGGCGGACCTGGCTGCCGATGAACAGCTCGATGATCGTCACCGAGCCGCTGCCCCAAGCGGTATGGGAGGAGATCGGCTGGAACCGCGGCGAGACCCTCGGCGACAAGTGCTACTCCCACATGTACGGCCAGCGGACGTCGGACGGCCGCATCGCCATCGGTGGAAGGGGCATCCCCTACCGGTTCGGATCGGCCACCGACCGCGACGGAGCCACCCAGCAGGCGGCGATCCGCTCCCTCGTCGAGATCCTGCACCGCCGGTTCCCCGCCACCCGCGCCCACCGCGTCGTGCACGCATGGTGCGGTGTGCTCGGGGTGCCGCGCGACTGGTGCTCCAGCGCCGCCTTCGACGCCCGCACCGGACTGGGGTACGCGGGTGGGTACGTGGGCCAGGGCGTGGCCACCACCAACCTCGCAGGCCGCACCCTGCGGGACCTCGTGCTCGGGCGCGACACCGAGCTCACCCGGCTCCCCTGGGTGGGGCACGCCTCGCGCAAGTGGGAGCTCGAGCCGCTGCGCTGGCTCGGTGTCCGGTCGATGTACCTGGCCTACGGCTGGGCGGACCGCAAGGAGCTCAGGGGCGGGCGCGAGTCCCGGCTCGCGAAGCTCGCCGATCTCGTCACGCGCCGCCCGTGA